From a region of the Salvelinus namaycush isolate Seneca chromosome 40, SaNama_1.0, whole genome shotgun sequence genome:
- the LOC120033729 gene encoding uncharacterized protein LOC120033729, which yields MAKEFLLENKPLLTEILSAEPDNILQYAHSKKLVEQREYNNLNHLQSSQPPETTVIKLLDRLRERGEEYCHGFVALLHKQEIIANFPRLKELDWTTFKDPSAPDPPRAPPSIRAGSIMGNLQEVIKACGYIHNVSAVKRGKKTGYFNAVLQQEDESRNLIVFQPQLRDRFATAESRRTPVKLVKVVLQPSISRNNKMEIMFKYTSTFSILEDLPFKFNSDLDGRVKDVALADLQEDKENTENAVKQKVNVTVEVIQKVKEGHCKTRFNKSMPMVEYLVGDIVDDSTTLTNLTVWGRENTVEVGKWYRVTNVSVVKYGGKTVLNTTPESTLVNVASGRKCDLPHDMVQPEKFEGKIIGYWLSQEYTCPEAHPLERVDTTEKMVTCKHCPMSYILSLMGRITRGKLSIQSDDLVSRVFTVEDRVIRNILRGRLEGRESLKDIEDALVELPPVTVTVLNGHVLTVTTQSHDVTTQDEKRNITAQQRV from the exons ATGGCGAAGGAGTTTCTGCTGGAGAATAAGCCGCTCCTGACAGAGATTCTGTCAGCGGAACCCGACAATATTCTCCAGTACGCCCATTCAAAGAAACTTGTGGAGCAGCGTGAATACAACAACCTCAACCACCTGCAATCCAGTCAGCCTCCAGAGACTACAGTCATCAAGCTACTggacaggctgagagagagaggagaggagtactGCCATGGTTTTGTGGCCCTTCTGCATAAGCAAGAGATCATCGCAAACTTCCCCAGACTCAAAGAGCTGGACTGGACCACCTTCAAAGACCCTAGTGCCCCTGACCCACCCCGAGCCCCACCAAGCATCAGAGCAG GCTCCATAATGGGGAATTTGCAGGAAGTAATCAAGGCCTGCGGTTACATCCACAATGTCTCAGCAGTGAAGAGAGGCAAGAAGACAGGATATTTCAATGCCGTTTTACAGCAAGAAGATGAGAGCAGGAATCTGATAGTTTTTCAGCCGCAGCTGCGAGACCGCTTTGCCACAGCAGAGAGTCGCAG AACTCCAGTGAAGTTGGTGAAAGTGGTGCTCCAGCCATCCATAAGCAGAAACAACAAGATGGAGATAATGTTTAAATACACATCCACATTTTCCATCCTCGAAGATTTACCCTTCAAATTCAACAGCGACCTTGACGGGAGGGTCAAGGATGTGGCCCTAGCTGACCTTCAAGAGGACAAAGAAAACACAGAAAATGCTGTAAAACAGAAG GTGAACGTTACAGTAGAGGTGATTCAGAAAGTGAAAGAGGGCCATTGTAAAACAAGATTTAACAAAAGCATGCCCATGGTGGAATACCTAGTCGGTGATATTGTAGATGATTCAACTACACTCACAAACCTGACCGTGTGGGGTCGTGAAAACACGGTTGAAGTGGGGAAATGGTACCGGGTCACCAATGTTTCTGTTGTTAAGTATGGGGGTAAAACCGTGCTGAACACAACACCAGAATCTACTCTGGTCAACGTGGCCAGTGGTAGGAAATGCGATCTGCCACACGACATGGTACAGCCTGAGAAGTTTGAGGGGAAAATCATTGGATACTGGTTGTCCCAAGAGTACACTTGCCCAGAAGCACACCCACTGGAGAGGGTGGACACCACTGAAAAGATGGTGACTTGTAAGCATTGCCCTATGTCGTACATACTATCCCTGATGGGAAGGATAACTAGAGGGAAGCTCTCCATACAATCTGATGATCTGGTCAGCCGGGTGTTCACTGTAGAGGACCGTGTCATCAGAAATATTCTGCGAGGAAGGTTGGAGGGGAGAGAGTCTCTGAAGGACATTGAGGACGCGCTGGTCGAACTGCCACCAGTGACAGTCACTGTTCTCAATGGTCATGTGTTAACCGTTACAACTCAGAGTCATGATGTCACCACACAGGATGAGAAGAGGAATATTACCGCGCAACAGCGCGTTTAG
- the zdbf2 gene encoding DBF4-type zinc finger-containing protein 2: MPADEQSGPSAQDAEQGQTDPQKEMDTVSRGEREEEQPGPSRVPPPRQGYCSCCQILYNNVEQHILSPRHREVVHSTRTYVPSGSLMERFLLDVIQHHPHLYNDPRPTHADLPSLSSPLVPREELLDLCASDDDGASFGTREHMPSSDDSSCQLVYVQEADVASETRTSQPEEGRGGKAESERLTPTAPDQDIRPSSGEGTHSHTPSPDHLPTHPTRPCSQKQTPPPVHRKAHRKTNRRRERGSNSSSSSIHPPRSPASPQLCATPTDQRTQETPENQPPYKPRDRTTDPKPRTVNTGWAAWAGVPPWRRRETQKELAFSGDHSDPEGDTIEEVIQRHCYGRSPTQHHQRDHNIWTGGERGEARGDTDSFHLSLPDSLGVSSGSEDWDTPVQVAIGSGQERRKDIPVVVGLRQGGGEREGRALACLMEVQVNMEDQMYTSQLDSALNPETRTAGETGIGETEGEMERTVEEILPALPHIPVSFLGKTWTQVLLEDEQKVENMVREFRQGRFLCYFKSESLARHGKRSSRDLGRGQKEGMEDGGWVPLADHDNEDDNPECHMRGREVLRRRKVSRSYRLASRCQVVKVSHGTQTTAAIIPTIRQRTLDQTGTSPDILMLPCQDPGGDQEKTPEMKTRLCSLRLPVSYSRIMTPLQPQTTLIYVLSSPESPPFDPKPRLRPIARGNRGRKRSCDGCEGNVGAKVKYKRVPLRYYDPATHRILKTPPKGLNLTPSSSGLPRPPQSHVVRQLFRSLSPDINTERQGGEGGRDGSGGRRRGRSGDSVASGSLLEAGGSFGAGTSEARSSVTTPFSRSSLSNSSRFLLSTLSPDTNSNPEVTRQRRRRGGGRERKLKTDRPLTPEKDHSSPYRPWTRGGRGERQPARRSSKRGRPLQISPPPKPPPPQDLSPTVEPRKGPSRRVAESKKLPRPKSPARGVTSTPLKQAIRTPSRRSSPRQTPAPLPTRTLRRRVRR; encoded by the exons ATGCCTGCTGACGAGCAGTCTGGCCCCTCTGCTCAAG ATGCAGAGCAGGGTCAGACAGATCCACAGAAGGAGATGGACACTGTTAGCAG gggggagagggaggaggagcagCCCGGGCCATCCAGAGTTCCTCCCCCCAGACAGGGCTACTGCAGCTGCTGCCAGATACTCTACAACAACGTGGAGCAGCACATCCTAAGCCCCAGACACAGGGAGGTGGTTCATAGTACTCGCACCTACGTCCCATCTGGAAGCCTGATGGAGAGATTCCTATTGGACGTAATCCAGCATCACCCGCACCTCTACAACGACCCTCG CCCCACCCACGCTGACCTGCCATCTCTGAGCAGCCCGCTGGTTCCCAGGGAGGAGCTATTGGATCTCTGCGCCAGCGATGATGACGGGGCGTCGTTCGGAACCCGAGAGCACATGCCCAGCTCTGACGACTCTTCCTGTCAGCTTGTTTACGTACAGGAAGCGGATGTTGCCTCGGAAACAAGGACCAGCCAACCAGAAGAAGGTAGAGGGGGAAAGGCGGAGTCAGAGAGGTTAACCCCAACTGCTCCAGACCAGGATATAAGACCAAGTTCTGGGGAAgggactcactcacacacaccttcccCTGACCACTTACCAACACACCCCACAAGACCTTGTAGCCAGAAGCAAACCCCTCCTCCGGTCCACCGGAAAGCACACAGGAAGACCAAccggcggagagagagagggagcaactcctcctcttcctccatccatcctccccgCTCCCCCGCTTCTCCACAGTTGTGTGCTACCCCAACAGACCAGAGAACCCAGGAAACACCAGAGAACCAGCCTCCCTACAAGCCAAGGGACCGGACCACAGACCCCAAGCCCCGGACGGTAAACACTGGCTGGGCCGCGTGGGCGGGGGTGCCCCCCTGGAGGCGGAGGGAGACCCAGAAGGAGCTGGCGTTCTCCGGTGACCACTCCGACCCTGAGGGGGACACAATAGAGGAGGTGATCCAGAGACACTGCTACGGCCGCAGTCCCACACAACACCACCAGAGGGACCACAACATatggacagggggggagagaggggaggcaagGGGGGATACGGACAGCTTCCACCTTAGCCTCCCTGACTCACTGGGAGTGAGTTCGGGGTCGGAGGACTGGGATACCCCTGTGCAGGTGGCTATCGGGAGTGGGCAGGAGCGGAGGAAGGACATCCCTGTGGTAGTGGGCTTAAGGCAGGGTGGAGGGGAGCGGGAGGGCAGGGCCCTGGCCTGTCTCATGGAGGTACAGGTGAACATGGAGGACCAGATGTACACCAGCCAGCTGGATTCTGCCCTCAACCCTGAGACTAGGACAGCGGGGGAGACAGGGAttggggagacagagggagaaatggaACGAACAGTGGAGGAGATTCTCCCTGCACTCCCCCACATCCCCGTGTCGTTCCTGGGGAAGACGTGGACCCAGGTGCTGCTGGAGGACGAGCAGAAGGTGGAGAACATGGTCCGAGAGTTCCGACAAGGAAGGTTCCTCTGCTACTTCAAAAGCGAATCCCTCGCCAG GCACGGGAAGCGGAGCAGCAGAGATTTGGGGCGTGGCCAGAAGGAGGGGATGGAAGACGGGGGGTGGGTTCCCCTTGCTGACCATGACAATGAAGATGACAACCCAGAATGCCACATGAGGGGGAGGGAGGTGCTTAGGCGGAGGAAAGTTAGTAGGAGTTATCGCCTGGCGTCCAGGTGTCAGGTGGTCAAAGTGAGTCACGGGACACAGACTACAGCAGCAATCATCCCCACCATCCGACAGAGAACACTGGACCAGACAGGCACATCCCCGGACATCCTAATGCTGCCCTGTCAGGACCCCGGCGGTGACCAGGAGAAGACCCCAGAGATGAAGACAAGGCTGTGCTCTCTCCGCCTGCCTGTCTCCTACTCCCGCATCATGACCCCCCTGCAGCCCCAAACCACTCTGATCTATGTCCTCTCCTCCCCCGAATCCCCTCCCTTTGACCCCAAGCCCCGCCTCAGACCCATCGCCAGGGGCAACCGCGGCAGGAAAAGGTCATGTGACGGGTGTGAAGGCAACGTGGGGGCCAAGGTCAAATACAAAAGGGTTCCTTTGAGGTACTATGACCCTGCCACCCACCGCATTCTGAAGACCCCCCCCAAGGGCTTGAacctcaccccctcctcctctggcCTCCCCAGACCCCCCCAGTCCCACGTGGTCAGACAACTGTTCAGGAGCCTGAGTCCAGACATcaatacagagagacaggggggagagggagggagagatgggtcgGGGGGTAGGAGGAGGGGTCGCAGCGGGGACAGTGTGGCGTCAGGGTCACTCTTAGAGGCAGGGGGGTCATTTGGGGCTGGAACGTCGGAGGCAAGGTCATCTGTGACTACGCCCTTCAGCCGCTCCTCTCTGTCCAATAGCAGCCGATTTCTACTGAGCACGCTCTCTCCCGACACAAACTCTAACCCAGAAGTGACCCGGCAGCGGAGGCGGAGAGGAGGAGGACGGGAACGGAAGTTAAAGACGGACCGACCTCTAACCCCTGAGAAAGACCACTCTTCTCCGTACAGGCCTTGGACAAGAGGGGGTAGGGGAGAACGGCAACCAGCAAGACGCAGCTCAAAAAGGGGGCGACCACTTCAAATCAGCCCTCCACCTAAACCTCCACCACCCCAGGACCTCTCTCCCACAGTCGAGCCCAGGAAAGGGCCCTCGAGACGGGTTGCAGAGAGTAAGAAACTCCCAAGGCCCAAAAGCCCAGCCAGGGGGGTCACTTCGACCCCTCTGAAACAGGCCATCAGAACACCAAGCCGCCGGTCGTCCCCCCGACAAACCCCTGCTCCACTGCCCacccggacactgaggaggagagtgaggagatgA
- the dytn gene encoding dystrotelin encodes MDMDSIEGLNEVRPAVYRTAMKLRSLQKLCHMHVVTLRELIPALCSLGGARDTGAGLSEQEVRQCTNRMFQSVSQEVPWQVSAEAPEQTCRLLYRLFDRGQTGAVCRRSVEAALISLSADTLSAKHKALVRLAERCSGRESGTVSRSGLRVVLQDLSQVPAVVQENHVFGSAETAVRSCFSGVVSACVCEEHVLSWLQCEPCLLLWLPTLYRLSVSENVTHSVRCHTCKAYPITGLRYRCMKCVNLHLCQTCFLTERHTKKHKSSHPVLEHCTQPSWKESLASLAYSARHALLPRRYTHREAERRRGQIGAESRGEPQTSFTAPDPSPQSAAEDTPPDDRAPPTNPPQLLATPPAVRTRKASKALQTEEEQEEAQPQRRDSVLIKDIRDLQRDKRLLERELQVWRVTVQSEQGSLEDRCSEMEANMETLRQHNLRLQDMISQALSMSGTHADVMPHANVIPHAKYRPERDIACPVESQSSASSSGSREREEEEEREEKVREEEEECCTAKMQRNEMKTEEQRGDDDEEEEQTETDSVTETHTPTMHGRITSNPQPCDGQVTGPMKDQSVSEEEYSGMCSLVEEERLCELVQKLISELSLHTHTHTDCRRELELLEAAEEVGDSVCHLVYAVNTHSVPNAHTSCPILLHNHRPEHVSRRLL; translated from the exons ATGGATATGGATAGCATTG AGGGGTTGAATGAAGTGCGTCCTGCTGTGTACCGCACTGCAATGAAGCTCCGCTCCTTACAGAAACTCTGccata TGCATGTTGTGACACTGCGGGAGCTCATCCCAGCCCTGTGCTCTCTGGGCGGAGCCCGGGACACTGGGGCGGGGCTTAGTGAACAGGAAGTGAGACAGTGCACAAACAGGATGTTCCAAAGCGTGTCACAGGAAGTACCTTGGCAGGTGTCGGCAGAGGCGCCAGAACAGACTTGCAGACTGCTGTACAGATTGTTTGACCG GGGACAGACTGGCGCTGTCTGTCGCAGGTCAGTTGAAGccgctctcatctctctctcagcagACACACTCTCAGCCAAACACAAGG CTCTGGTTCGTCTGGCAGAGAGGtgcagtgggagagagagcggTACGGTGAGCAGGAGTGGTCTCAGAGTCGTACTGCAAGACCTCAGCcag gtgcCTGCTGTAGTGCAGGAGAACCATGTGTTTGGCTCAGCTGAGACAGCCGTTCGTTCCTGCTTcagtggg gtggtgaGTGCGTGTGTTTGTGAGGAGCATGTCCTCTCATGGCTGCAGTGTGAGCCCTGTCTGTTGCTGTGGCTCCCCACCCTGTACCGCCTGTCAGTCAGCGAGAACGTCACACACTCCGTACGCTGCCACACCTGCAAGGCCTACCCCATCACTGGACTTAG GTATCGCTGTATGAAGTGTGTGAACCTTCATCTGTGCCAAACCTGCTTtctgacagagagacacacaaaaaaacacaagaGCTCCCACCCAGTGCTGGAGCACTGCACTCAG CCATCCTGGAAAGAGTCCCTAGCCTCATTAGCATACAGCGCCCGCCACGCCTTGTTACCACGGCGATACACacacagggaggcagagaggagaaggGGCCAAATCGGGGCGGAGTCACGAGGGGAGCCGCAGACGAG CTTCACTGCACCTGACCCTTCACCTCAGTCTGCCGCTGAGGACACACCGCCTGACGACAGAGCCCCTCCCACTAATCCTCCCCAATTGCTGGCCACACCCCCAGCTGTTAGGACCAGGAAGGCATCTAAAGCCCTGCAAACTGAGGAAGAGCAGGAGGAAGCACAGCCACAG AGGAGAGACTCTGTCCTCATTAAGGACATCAGGGACCTGCAGAGGGACAAACG gCTGCTGGAGAGGGAGCTGCAGGTGTGGAGGGTAACGGTTCAGTCGGAGCAGGGCTCTCTGGAGGACCGCTGCTCTGAGATGGAGGCCAACATGGAAACTCTGAGACAACACAACCTCAGACTGCAGGACATGATCtcacag GCTCTTAGCATGTCAGGGACACATGCTGACGTCATGCCTCATGCTAATGTCATCCCACATGCTAAATACAGGCCAGAGAGAGACATAGCCTGTCCTGTAGAGTCCCAGAGCTCTGCATCTTCCTCTGGAtccagagaaagagaagaggaggaggagagggaagagaaggtgagggaagaggaggaagaatgtTGCACAGCAAAGATGCAGAGGAATGAGATGAAGACAGAAGAACAGAgaggtgatgatgatgaagaggaggagcagaCTGAGACTGACTCAGTCACAGAGACTCACACTCCCACAATGCACGGGAGAATTACCTCTAACCCACAGCCCTGTGATGGACAGGTCACTGGGCCAATGAAAGACCAGAGTGTCTCTGAAGAGGAGTATTCTGGGATGTgtagtttagtggaggaggagcgACTGTGTGAGCTGGTTCAAAAACTAATAAGTGAGCTGTcgctacacactcacacacatacag ACTGCAGACGGGAGTTGGAGTTGTTGGAGGCTGCAGAGGAAGTGGGGGACTCTGTGTGTCATCTCGTCTATGCAGTGAACACACACTCCGTCCCAAACGCACACACTTCATGCCCCATCCTCCTACACAACCACAGGCCAGAGCATGTATCCAGAAGGCTTCTCTAG